In Bacteroides coprosuis DSM 18011, the following are encoded in one genomic region:
- a CDS encoding Radical SAM domain protein (COGs: COG0641 Arylsulfatase regulator (Fe-S oxidoreductase)~InterPro IPR007197~KEGG: bth:BT_0238 anaerobic sulfatase-maturase~PFAM: Radical SAM~SPTR: Putative uncharacterized protein;~IMG reference gene:2504107933~PFAM: Radical SAM superfamily~TIGRFAM: anaerobic sulfatase-maturating enzyme; radical SAM additional 4Fe4S-binding domain), whose protein sequence is MSLTYAPFAKPLYVMVKPAGSICNLACDYCYYLEKANLYKENRNHVMNDVLLEKFIKEYIESQTMSQVLFTWHGGETLMRPLSFYKKALELQKKYAGGRTIENAIQTNGTLLTDEWCAFFKENNWLVGVSIDGPQEFHDEFRKNKQGRPSFNKVMQGISLLKKHGVEWNGMAVVNDFNADYPLDFYNFFKEIGCQYIQFTPIVERITHHNDGRHLASLSDNKEVELADFTVTPEQWGSFLCTIFDEWVKEDVGKIFIQMFDSTLANWVGEQPGVCTLAKVCGHAGVMEFNGDVYSCDHFVFPEYKLGNIYENSLVEMMYSKRQQDFGNSKYTSLPNQCKNCDYLFACNGECPKNRFAVTEDGEPGLNYLCKGYFQFYSHVAPYMDFMKNELANQRPPSNVMEAVQKGEFNNL, encoded by the coding sequence ATGTCTTTAACTTACGCGCCCTTTGCAAAACCTCTATACGTGATGGTAAAACCAGCTGGGTCTATATGCAACTTAGCTTGTGATTATTGTTACTACTTGGAAAAAGCAAATCTTTACAAAGAGAACAGAAATCACGTGATGAATGATGTTTTGCTTGAGAAATTTATTAAAGAATATATAGAATCGCAAACAATGAGCCAAGTTTTATTTACTTGGCATGGAGGAGAAACACTAATGAGACCTCTTTCTTTTTATAAAAAAGCATTGGAACTTCAGAAAAAATATGCAGGTGGAAGAACTATAGAAAATGCAATACAAACCAATGGAACATTATTAACTGATGAATGGTGTGCTTTTTTTAAAGAAAACAATTGGTTGGTTGGGGTTTCTATTGATGGTCCACAAGAGTTTCATGATGAATTTAGAAAGAATAAACAGGGTAGACCTTCCTTCAATAAAGTGATGCAGGGCATTTCTCTTTTAAAAAAACATGGAGTGGAGTGGAATGGTATGGCTGTTGTAAATGATTTTAATGCTGACTATCCTCTTGATTTTTATAATTTTTTTAAGGAAATTGGTTGTCAATATATTCAGTTTACGCCTATTGTTGAACGAATTACACATCATAATGACGGACGACACTTAGCTTCTTTATCTGACAATAAAGAGGTAGAGTTAGCTGATTTTACAGTTACTCCTGAACAATGGGGGAGCTTTTTGTGTACTATATTTGATGAATGGGTAAAAGAAGATGTAGGGAAAATATTTATACAAATGTTCGACTCTACATTGGCAAACTGGGTGGGAGAACAACCTGGAGTCTGTACTTTGGCAAAGGTTTGTGGACATGCTGGAGTTATGGAGTTTAATGGTGATGTGTACTCCTGCGATCATTTTGTTTTTCCTGAATACAAATTGGGTAATATTTATGAAAATTCCTTAGTGGAAATGATGTATAGTAAACGACAACAAGACTTTGGAAATAGTAAATATACGAGTCTTCCCAATCAATGTAAAAACTGTGATTATCTTTTTGCATGTAATGGAGAGTGTCCTAAAAATAGGTTTGCAGTTACGGAAGATGGTGAACCTGGCTTAAATTATTTATGTAAGGGATATTTCCAGTTTTATAGTCATGTCGCTCCCTATATGGATTTCATGAAAAATGAATTGGCAAATCAGCGCCCTCCATCTAATGTAATGGAAGCTGTACAAAAAGGTGAATTTAATAACTTATAA
- a CDS encoding hypothetical protein (KEGG: bth:BT_0239 hypothetical protein~SPTR: Putative lipoprotein;~IMG reference gene:2504107934): MNKLLLLSVTLVILASCTSKYSIKGNASLSQLSGKTIYLKYIDDASLWVTIDSAQIVHGEFCMKGKTFKKPQMVTLFMDSTPITPLILESGHINISLSSSNLSIQGTPLNNKLYSFYEENQAIERRIKENSNDPCEDIYHTVVTAHQSLIKEFMCINQHNILGPTIYSIYHDQYPELFKNDDFKMAINDLSSSMHDPQIVHQSISIEHFKESYPEGFLLW; encoded by the coding sequence ATGAACAAACTGTTACTTTTATCCGTAACTCTAGTAATATTGGCTTCATGTACCTCTAAGTACTCTATTAAAGGCAATGCTAGCCTTAGCCAATTGAGTGGAAAAACCATCTATCTAAAATACATAGATGATGCTTCTTTATGGGTCACTATTGATTCAGCTCAAATCGTTCATGGAGAATTTTGCATGAAGGGTAAGACCTTTAAAAAACCTCAGATGGTTACACTCTTTATGGATTCTACCCCTATTACTCCGCTTATCTTAGAATCAGGACATATTAATATTTCTCTCTCTTCTTCTAATTTATCTATTCAAGGAACTCCCTTAAATAATAAATTATACTCTTTTTATGAAGAAAATCAGGCTATAGAAAGAAGAATAAAAGAGAACTCAAACGATCCTTGCGAGGATATTTATCATACTGTAGTAACAGCCCACCAATCCTTGATTAAGGAGTTTATGTGTATAAACCAACATAATATATTGGGTCCTACGATATACTCTATTTATCACGACCAATACCCTGAATTATTCAAAAATGATGACTTTAAAATGGCTATAAATGATTTATCTTCATCCATGCACGATCCACAAATCGTACACCAGTCTATTTCAATAGAACATTTTAAAGAATCTTATCCTGAAGGTTTTTTACTTTGGTAA
- a CDS encoding TrkA-N domain protein (COGs: COG0569 K+ transport systems NAD-binding component~InterPro IPR003148~KEGG: bfs:BF1194 putative K+/Na+ uptake protein~PFAM: Regulator of K+ conductance, N-terminal~SPTR: Putative uncharacterized protein;~IMG reference gene:2504107937~PFAM: TrkA-N domain), producing the protein MKYIIIGLGNYGYVLAEELASRGHEVIGADIDEARVDSIKDKIATAFILDATDELALSSLPLENVDAVIVAIGENFGASIRVVALLKQLKVKHIYARAIDEIHKSVLNAFDLDGVLSPEEDAARRLVELWEFGTHMETFRINENYYVVKFATPQNFIGYFVNELKLQEEFNLKLIAIQREKTVKNVIGINHTEHYLLDNIGEEEKVFEGDELVCFGKYKDFRDFWKACKI; encoded by the coding sequence GGATTAGGTAATTATGGTTATGTTCTTGCTGAGGAATTGGCTTCGAGAGGACATGAGGTTATTGGTGCAGATATTGATGAGGCACGAGTAGATAGCATAAAAGATAAGATTGCTACTGCTTTTATACTAGATGCAACAGATGAGTTGGCTTTGTCCTCATTACCCTTGGAGAATGTAGATGCTGTAATTGTGGCGATTGGTGAAAATTTTGGCGCATCTATACGAGTAGTTGCTTTATTGAAGCAGTTAAAAGTAAAACATATTTATGCTAGAGCGATAGATGAAATTCATAAATCGGTACTAAATGCCTTTGATTTAGATGGCGTTCTCTCTCCAGAAGAAGATGCAGCTCGTAGGTTAGTGGAGTTGTGGGAGTTTGGTACACATATGGAAACATTCCGAATAAATGAAAACTACTATGTAGTGAAGTTTGCTACACCTCAAAACTTTATCGGATACTTTGTAAATGAGCTAAAACTTCAAGAAGAGTTTAATCTCAAACTGATTGCTATACAAAGAGAAAAAACAGTGAAAAATGTGATAGGAATCAACCATACCGAGCATTATTTATTAGATAATATAGGAGAAGAGGAAAAGGTGTTTGAGGGTGATGAACTTGTTTGTTTTGGCAAGTACAAAGATTTTAGAGATTTCTGGAAGGCTTGTAAAATTTAG
- a CDS encoding Peptidase S46 (InterPro IPR019500~KEGG: bfs:BF3011 hypothetical protein~PFAM: Peptidase S46~SPTR: Putative uncharacterized protein;~IMG reference gene:2504107931~PFAM: Peptidase S46) translates to MTKRKLLVALLSICSVGAWADEGMWLLPDLKTQNAATMLELGLEIPINDVYDDSAISLKDAVVHFGRGCTGEVISSKGLVLTNHHCGYGAIQKLSSVEHDYLTDGYWAKNQSEELPCEGLTITFIDKILDVTPFVESELAKNEQERNQNFLSTSFLNSLATKFAKENKINVTPFTEIELRPFYGGNRYMLFIKTVHKDIRIVGTPPSSIGKYGADSDNWMWPRHTGDFSMFRIYAKADGSPAEYSESNVPLTPKKHLSISLKGLEEDQFAFLMGFPGRNWRYMISDEVEERMETTNYLRKTVRGKRLAALMSEMQKDDAVRIHYASKYAGSANYWKNAIGMNEGLIRLKVIDTKKAQQEELLAYGKKIGDSSYQKAFDDIKSIVSQRRDAKLHSEALSECFIGGLDVTHIPSTKDLLEDLSNKKKKAIKEEVSDLTVKVQKYFKEVPYPLVEKNVLKELIAIYKEIIPENQQIDILTSRDVKYKGDNEALVNDIFTHSIFSNEANFKVFADKPSLVQLENDPLIRFKNQVSEKISECKEEMKHANLAYDLAHKVWVGGMMKLRQENHIPIYPDANSTIRLTYGKTRGYEPADGKWYGSYTTLKGVMEKEDPTNWEFVVPAKLKELYEAQDYGRYANSKGEMPVCFIIDTDNTGGNSGSPVMNGKGELVGVGFDRNYEGLTGDIAFRPSSQRAATVDIRYVLFIVDKFAGAKHIIDELTIVE, encoded by the coding sequence ATGACAAAAAGAAAACTATTAGTTGCACTCCTGTCTATATGCTCTGTGGGAGCGTGGGCAGATGAAGGAATGTGGCTGTTACCTGATCTTAAAACTCAGAATGCGGCTACAATGTTAGAATTAGGTTTGGAAATACCTATTAATGATGTTTATGATGATTCTGCTATATCTTTAAAGGATGCTGTGGTTCATTTTGGACGAGGTTGTACAGGAGAAGTAATTTCTTCAAAAGGTCTTGTCTTAACCAATCATCATTGTGGATATGGCGCTATCCAAAAATTAAGTAGTGTTGAGCATGATTACCTTACAGATGGTTATTGGGCAAAAAATCAATCGGAAGAGCTTCCTTGCGAAGGTTTGACGATTACTTTTATAGATAAAATTTTAGATGTTACTCCTTTTGTAGAGTCTGAGCTCGCTAAAAACGAACAAGAGCGTAATCAAAATTTCTTATCTACCTCATTCTTAAATTCATTAGCTACTAAATTTGCTAAGGAAAATAAAATAAATGTAACTCCTTTTACTGAGATAGAATTAAGACCTTTTTATGGTGGCAATAGATATATGTTGTTTATTAAAACCGTCCATAAAGATATTCGAATAGTAGGAACACCTCCTTCTTCAATAGGAAAATATGGTGCTGATTCAGATAACTGGATGTGGCCTCGTCATACGGGGGATTTCTCGATGTTCCGTATTTATGCAAAAGCCGATGGATCTCCTGCGGAATATTCTGAATCAAATGTTCCCTTAACTCCCAAAAAACACTTATCAATTAGCTTAAAAGGCTTAGAAGAAGATCAGTTTGCTTTCTTGATGGGTTTTCCGGGTAGAAACTGGAGATATATGATCTCCGACGAAGTAGAAGAACGTATGGAAACTACTAACTATCTACGAAAAACAGTTAGAGGCAAACGTCTTGCAGCTTTAATGAGCGAAATGCAAAAAGATGATGCTGTACGTATACACTACGCAAGTAAGTATGCTGGCTCAGCTAACTATTGGAAGAATGCCATAGGTATGAATGAAGGTCTTATTAGACTAAAAGTGATTGATACAAAAAAAGCTCAACAAGAAGAACTTCTTGCTTATGGTAAGAAAATAGGAGATAGTAGCTACCAAAAAGCATTTGATGATATTAAATCTATTGTTTCTCAAAGAAGAGATGCTAAACTGCATAGCGAAGCTCTTTCAGAGTGCTTCATAGGAGGCTTAGATGTTACTCATATACCCTCTACAAAAGATTTGCTTGAGGATCTAAGTAATAAAAAGAAAAAGGCAATAAAGGAAGAAGTATCAGACTTAACAGTCAAAGTACAAAAATACTTTAAAGAGGTTCCTTATCCGTTGGTTGAAAAGAATGTGTTAAAAGAATTAATAGCTATTTATAAGGAAATAATCCCAGAAAATCAGCAGATAGATATTTTGACTTCACGCGATGTAAAATACAAAGGAGATAATGAAGCTTTAGTAAATGACATCTTTACTCATTCAATATTTAGTAATGAAGCCAATTTTAAGGTTTTTGCAGATAAGCCCTCTTTAGTACAATTAGAAAATGATCCTTTAATACGCTTTAAGAATCAAGTGTCTGAAAAGATCAGTGAGTGTAAAGAAGAAATGAAGCACGCTAACTTAGCGTATGATTTAGCTCACAAAGTTTGGGTTGGAGGAATGATGAAACTTCGTCAGGAAAATCATATTCCTATTTATCCTGATGCTAACTCAACAATACGTTTGACATATGGTAAAACACGAGGCTATGAACCAGCTGATGGTAAATGGTATGGATCATACACAACTTTAAAAGGAGTTATGGAAAAAGAAGATCCTACTAACTGGGAGTTCGTAGTACCTGCAAAGTTGAAAGAGCTATATGAAGCACAAGACTATGGTAGATATGCTAATTCTAAAGGAGAAATGCCTGTTTGCTTTATTATCGATACGGATAACACAGGAGGTAACTCTGGTAGCCCCGTAATGAATGGTAAAGGCGAATTAGTAGGTGTTGGCTTTGATAGAAATTATGAAGGCCTAACTGGAGATATTGCTTTCAGACCATCTTCTCAACGTGCTGCAACTGTTGATATTCGTTATGTTTTATTTATAGTAGATAAGTTTGCTGGGGCAAAACACATTATAGATGAATTAACAATCGTTGAATAG
- a CDS encoding Peptidase S46 (InterPro IPR019500~KEGG: bfs:BF3010 hypothetical protein~PFAM: Peptidase S46~SPTR: Putative exported protein;~IMG reference gene:2504107932~PFAM: Peptidase S46), with protein MNKLKVALLAIVAFAFGNARADEGMWLLQMMKEQHLVDMMKESGLKLEADDLYSPNKVSIKDAIGIFGRGCTGEIISPEGLILTNHHCGYGSIQMLSSVEHDYLTDGFWAKNRGEELPVPGLTFVFVERIVDVTDVVNEKIKKGEISENASFTPQALNKIADELYKKSDLYNKSGISVQLLPFFAGNKFYMFYKKTYSDVRMVAAPPSSVGKFGGETDNWTWPRHTGDFSMFRIYADAKGEPADYDASNKPLQTKKHLAISIKGLEEGDYAMIMGFPGSTSRYLTVSEVEERMEASNEPRITIRGARQDVLKKEMNASDKIRIQYANKYAGSSNYWKNSIGMNKAIIDNDVLGDKAKQEAQFAQFAKEKGHVDYQNVVTKINHVVEQEKPIVYQMTVLVESFFSGVEFISPSFVFQDLRKALEEKDNQSVDSLKSQIRETYEAIHNKDYDHEVDRKVAKVLFPLYKDLIEESLRPDIFKFIEEKYKGDFDKFIDEMYDNSIMASKDNLEKFLSKPSIKALDKDLSLRYSQSVIDKYINLSAAVSTFSDEKDLLHKTYVRGLSEMKLPKPSYPDANFTIRLTYGNVKSYSPKDGVFYNYYTTTKGILEKENPEDREFVVPGKLKELIVNNDYERYALPNGDMPVCFLTTNDITGGNSGSPVLNAHGELIGTAFDGNWESLSGDINFDDDLQRCINLDVRYILFILEKLGDVGYLIDEMTIVE; from the coding sequence ATGAATAAATTAAAAGTAGCTCTGTTGGCTATCGTTGCCTTTGCTTTTGGCAATGCTCGTGCTGATGAGGGTATGTGGTTGCTTCAAATGATGAAAGAGCAACATCTAGTAGATATGATGAAGGAGAGTGGCTTGAAACTCGAAGCAGATGATCTATATAGTCCAAATAAAGTATCTATAAAAGATGCGATTGGTATATTTGGTCGTGGTTGTACAGGTGAAATCATCTCTCCTGAAGGGTTGATCTTAACAAACCATCACTGTGGGTATGGTTCAATACAAATGTTGAGTAGTGTTGAGCATGATTATTTAACAGATGGTTTTTGGGCAAAAAACAGAGGTGAAGAACTACCAGTACCTGGATTGACTTTTGTTTTTGTAGAAAGAATAGTTGATGTTACTGATGTAGTCAATGAGAAGATAAAGAAAGGCGAAATTTCTGAAAATGCTTCTTTTACTCCTCAAGCATTAAATAAAATTGCTGATGAGTTATACAAAAAGAGTGATTTATATAATAAGAGTGGAATCTCTGTTCAATTATTACCATTCTTTGCAGGGAATAAATTCTATATGTTCTATAAAAAGACTTATTCAGATGTACGTATGGTAGCTGCACCACCTTCTTCTGTTGGTAAATTTGGTGGCGAAACTGATAACTGGACATGGCCACGTCATACAGGAGATTTCTCAATGTTCCGTATTTACGCTGATGCTAAAGGTGAACCAGCCGATTATGATGCAAGTAATAAACCTCTTCAAACTAAAAAACACTTAGCAATCTCTATTAAAGGATTAGAAGAAGGAGATTATGCTATGATTATGGGCTTCCCTGGCAGTACAAGTCGTTACTTAACTGTATCAGAAGTAGAAGAGAGAATGGAGGCTTCTAATGAGCCTAGAATTACAATTAGAGGTGCACGCCAAGATGTATTGAAAAAAGAGATGAATGCTAGCGATAAAATTCGTATCCAATATGCCAATAAATATGCTGGCTCTTCCAATTATTGGAAGAACTCGATTGGTATGAATAAGGCAATCATTGACAATGATGTACTAGGAGACAAAGCCAAACAAGAAGCACAGTTTGCACAATTTGCTAAAGAAAAAGGGCATGTAGATTATCAAAATGTAGTAACTAAGATCAATCATGTTGTAGAGCAAGAAAAGCCTATCGTATATCAGATGACAGTTCTTGTAGAATCATTCTTTAGTGGTGTTGAGTTTATCAGCCCTTCTTTTGTTTTCCAAGATTTAAGAAAAGCTCTTGAAGAAAAAGACAATCAAAGTGTAGATAGCTTAAAGTCACAAATTCGTGAAACATATGAAGCAATTCACAATAAAGATTATGATCATGAAGTAGACCGTAAAGTAGCTAAAGTCCTTTTCCCTCTTTACAAAGACTTGATAGAGGAATCTCTTCGTCCTGATATCTTTAAATTTATAGAAGAAAAGTATAAAGGTGATTTTGATAAATTTATTGATGAAATGTATGATAATTCAATCATGGCATCGAAAGATAATTTAGAGAAATTCTTATCTAAACCATCTATAAAGGCACTAGATAAAGATTTATCATTACGTTATTCTCAATCGGTGATTGATAAATACATTAATCTATCAGCTGCTGTTTCTACTTTCTCTGATGAAAAAGATCTTCTACATAAAACATATGTTAGAGGTTTATCAGAAATGAAATTACCAAAACCATCTTACCCTGATGCAAACTTTACCATTCGCTTAACGTATGGCAATGTGAAATCGTATAGTCCTAAAGATGGCGTTTTCTACAACTACTATACAACAACAAAAGGTATTCTTGAAAAAGAAAATCCAGAAGATAGAGAATTTGTAGTACCTGGAAAACTGAAAGAACTGATCGTAAATAATGATTATGAAAGATATGCTCTTCCAAATGGGGATATGCCTGTGTGCTTCCTAACTACCAATGATATAACAGGAGGTAACTCTGGTAGCCCTGTATTAAATGCTCATGGAGAATTAATTGGTACTGCATTTGATGGAAACTGGGAATCATTAAGTGGTGATATCAATTTTGATGATGATTTACAGCGTTGTATTAATTTAGATGTTAGATATATTCTATTTATTCTAGAGAAACTAGGAGATGTGGGTTATCTGATAGATGAAATGACAATTGTTGAGTAA
- a CDS encoding DNA polymerase IV (COGs: COG0389 Nucleotidyltransferase/DNA polymerase involved in DNA repair~HAMAP: DNA polymerase IV~InterPro IPR001126:IPR022880~KEGG: pdi:BDI_1571 DNA damage-inducible protein~PFAM: DNA-repair protein, UmuC-like~PRIAM: DNA-directed DNA polymerase~SPTR: DNA polymerase IV;~IMG reference gene:2504107936~PFAM: impB/mucB/samB family C-terminal; IMS family HHH motif; impB/mucB/samB family): protein MQDDLRKIIHVDMDAFYASVEQRDNPDLRGKPIVVGSEHKRGVVAAASYEARVFGVRSAMPSVKAKKLCPNLVFVDGRMSVYKQVSSQIHEIFHRYTDCIEPLSLDEAFLDVTKNKVGYDLAVDIAREIKQCIHEELNLVASAGVSYNKFLAKIASDYRKPDGLCTIHPSQAQKFIKQLPIESFWGVGPVTAKKMHKMGIHTGKDLLEWSLSGLIHDFGKMGGLYYNFARGIDNRPVEAIRIRKSVGCETTLTKDITRQSSVIIELYHIANELVERVSRSQFKGFTLTLKVKFHDFTQITRSYTALDTFETLDEILPVAKDLMKQVDYENNPIRLIGLTVSNPRNEDDSIDSEYIQLKLDFKDEEY from the coding sequence ATGCAAGATGATTTAAGAAAGATTATTCATGTGGATATGGATGCTTTTTATGCTTCAGTGGAGCAAAGAGATAATCCAGATCTACGAGGAAAACCTATTGTTGTAGGCTCTGAACACAAAAGAGGTGTTGTGGCTGCTGCTAGTTATGAGGCGAGAGTGTTTGGAGTTCGTTCTGCCATGCCATCAGTGAAAGCTAAGAAATTATGTCCTAATCTTGTTTTTGTAGATGGGCGAATGTCCGTTTATAAACAAGTATCCTCACAGATACATGAGATTTTCCATCGTTACACAGATTGTATAGAGCCTCTCTCTTTGGATGAGGCTTTCTTAGATGTTACAAAGAATAAGGTAGGGTATGATTTAGCTGTTGATATAGCACGAGAAATAAAGCAATGCATTCATGAAGAGCTAAACCTTGTAGCATCTGCTGGAGTTTCTTACAATAAGTTTTTAGCAAAAATAGCTTCTGATTATCGTAAGCCAGATGGGCTTTGTACTATCCACCCTTCACAAGCTCAAAAGTTTATTAAGCAACTTCCTATAGAATCTTTTTGGGGTGTTGGTCCTGTTACAGCGAAGAAGATGCACAAGATGGGAATACATACTGGCAAAGATTTATTGGAGTGGTCACTATCTGGGCTGATTCATGATTTTGGTAAGATGGGTGGACTTTATTATAATTTTGCAAGAGGAATAGATAATCGCCCTGTTGAGGCTATAAGAATTCGTAAGTCTGTAGGTTGTGAAACCACATTAACTAAAGATATTACGCGTCAATCTTCGGTTATAATAGAGCTGTATCATATCGCAAATGAATTAGTAGAACGTGTCAGTAGGTCTCAGTTCAAAGGATTTACTTTGACTCTGAAAGTGAAGTTTCATGATTTTACTCAAATTACTCGTAGTTACACAGCGTTGGATACCTTTGAAACGTTGGATGAAATTTTACCTGTTGCTAAAGATTTAATGAAGCAAGTTGATTATGAGAATAACCCCATTCGTTTAATTGGTTTGACGGTATCTAATCCAAGAAATGAAGATGATTCAATAGACTCAGAGTATATTCAGTTGAAATTAGACTTTAAAGACGAAGAGTATTAA
- a CDS encoding GCN5-related N-acetyltransferase (InterPro IPR000182~KEGG: sgr:SGR_127 putative acetyltransferase~PFAM: GCN5-related N-acetyltransferase (GNAT) domain~SPTR: Acetyltransferase;~IMG reference gene:2504107935~PFAM: Acetyltransferase (GNAT) family), translating into MIITTAQTVDQKLIEAMQCLIPQLTELGEPISFDSLSSLVNDQESELILAINEENKIVGSLALVVFTIPTGKKAFIEDVIVDHSARGLGIGEKLIQKAIDLSKEKQVRRIELSSRPIRIPANKLYQKMGFKVRDTNFYRLEL; encoded by the coding sequence ATGATTATTACCACAGCCCAAACAGTAGATCAAAAACTAATTGAAGCAATGCAATGCTTGATACCTCAACTAACAGAACTGGGAGAGCCTATTTCTTTTGATAGCCTGAGTTCTCTTGTTAACGATCAAGAATCCGAGCTTATTCTTGCTATCAATGAGGAAAACAAGATTGTTGGCTCTTTAGCTTTAGTTGTTTTTACTATTCCAACGGGTAAAAAAGCATTTATAGAAGATGTAATAGTAGATCATTCTGCTAGAGGATTGGGGATTGGAGAAAAGCTGATTCAAAAAGCAATTGATCTAAGTAAAGAAAAACAAGTTAGGAGAATTGAATTATCTTCTCGTCCAATTCGAATACCCGCTAATAAACTTTATCAAAAGATGGGATTCAAAGTTAGAGATACCAATTTCTATCGTTTAGAACTTTAA